The window TGACACTCAACTCTTGTTTATTGCATATTTGCTGAGAAAACTCTTGGTTTGCATTGGCATTGCAAACGGATTGGTATACATGATCCATCATCAGTTTTACTTCCTTATAACAATTTAGGCTTGAAAATGAAAATGggtcatatatataaataatttcattagtttttattatacattttcttaatGAACCAAATTTTGGtttcgaaaaaatatataaaaaatgttatgtaTTTATTACCGTGCAGCATATGCAGCATATCCTTCACGATCCTCTTCTGGTTCGTCGCTTTGGTAAAAGTGTATACCAAATTCTTCAGGATCAATTTTAAATGCACATGTAGATGTCAACTCTATAACACCTTCAAAAAAGCCACTCAgtacaaactaaaaaaagtcaaattaagcataattaaataaatgttataccTTAAATAGAAagataataatagaaaaaaaaaacgaggacACAGAAATAAATTATGTGATATTAGACTTTTTTTCAGTTAAAGAGAGACTATCAAATTTCGAATACGAATGTTTcgagataaataaaaaaatcttttcgtAAGTGCCAAATTACCTGCtgacaaatattttgtaaaggTAAATTCGGAGCTGCATCTTTGCATAGTTGTAGTGCTGTTCTTAACTTGTCCTGTTTTTCTTCAAGATTGGTACAATTTTTAGAATTCATCAATATTTCCGTGGCCTTAAATGAGACAGCATCCTCATGACGGTATAAATTGGGACATTCGTCACGGAGTTTTGAAGATATTGTGCTAACTGATGCGTTATcctttaaataagaatttattaagGCTACAATCAAAAGCGCACACGACTCAGAACGAGATAAAATTAAATCGCGAAAAGTGCACGATAATAGAACTGATTGTTGCTCTTTTAATAATTGGCTGGCTAAAACTTGGAATTGATGTTCGCATAAAATTTTCCACAATGCTATAACTTCACAAGTATGCtctaataatgaaaaaaaaaaacacttagtaAACATTATCTTATATCAGTCTGAAAACATTActtataaaataattcaatgcaGTCAATGAACGCTTTTCTTCAGTTTGAGCTTGTTCTGCAGCATTCATTTGTGGGTCATTTGTATgcatatttgtgttattttgcATCAAAAGTCCATATCCATTTGAGAGTGTGCTTTGATTATTAAAAGCTCTCATTGTaccttaaaaatgttgtaagttTAACTGAAATCTCTATCAACACATATTTAACAAGTATTAATCTTACATGATAAATCATTAACGGAGTTTGCATCCAAGAAATTTTTAAGCGCATACAAATCTTCAAGAATAAATGTACAATCCGCCTGAGTTAATTTACTATTTAGATTCTCATCCACACAACGAATTTTCCATATAGGTCGTAATAGACGCGCGACATATATATAAAGACCATCATGTTTGGAAGAATAAATAATGGTATTCATATCGTTAACTGGTGCAATACCAGATCCAATGAATGAATTTTGATTGTaaactaaagtaaaataaagtaaatataaaaacaaaatatttaataaaattccatctaaaaaaaaaaaaaaacaatatattttataattgtatgTCCTTCACCATTGTGGGAtgcattttaaaacttttcttaatttagaaactttaaaTATGAATTCATATATAATATTTCATAATCAAAATCAAAAGAATATGGGATGTACTTTGAATGATACTAGAAAGTACatcttttttaatgaattttttatgtacaaatttatgagtttttgagaaattgtaaaaaaaaaaatattttatatataattttactatttttatatttgttcttTGTGGCTCATTAAAAGTGGCTCTTGTTagagaaaatctatttttggaaaaaaattgtatacaattcATGAAAATGTAGATTTTAACACGGTTTAACTACGTTATCTAGTTTAATACATACTTGGACTTAGGGGATACTGCGTATGTTGTATGGGGCTTTGTATTGGTGTATTTTGAAGTGTACGATTTCCTAAGCCACCGCTTCCAGTGTTTGGCATTGGTGTAGATATAAACATCTGTGGTGTGTTGCGTTGGTCCATGCCCATAGAATTATTAAGGTATGGACGCTGTCCTTGCAAACCTGCCATTATTTGCATTTGATTAGAAAATGTTGGCTCTCCACCATATAACAAAAACGCCTGCGCCGCCCACATTGCTAAATCGGTTCCACGATATTGTTCGGAACATGTTAAAAGCAAAGCTGTAGCACAAGCTTCACGATCACCTTGGGCCTGAAGATTAGtagaatttatgttaaatacaaTATCAACACTGACATGATTTATTAGGGTAATAAACTATTATTTCCTTAGTAAATAACgaaataaatcttttgttttaccTGGAAGAATGCTTTGACTGCATCATGATGGGGTCCATGGCAGGCTATAAGTAGTTGTTGCAAAATATCCACAGgttttaaaagtgaaataatGTGTGCTCCTTGATTAGTtaataaaactacttttttagGCTTTTGCGCTTTTCGAAGTATTGATTGTAGTTGTGCTTTACACCGATCGGGCATCTCTGCTAAACTCCAGACAATACCATCTAACGGAATAACCGTTGTCGATTCAGTTAAATAGGGACGATGTGGAAAAGGTGCTGAACTTATAGACCACAAAATATCCTGATCTTGTTGGGGCGTTGAAACCATCAGTAAGGTGCCTTCATTATAATGGGCAGAATGAACTTGTTTCGGCTTATTAATGGTGGTATTAGGAGTATATCCGGGCGGTAGCCTCACATGTAAAAGATATAAACCTTGTTGCCTTCTTTGTTCAGTTGCTGAACTATGTGGAGAAGTTTGACTCGGCAATGGGCCCGTCGCGTTACCTACAGGTGTTGGTTTTGTAGGGGAGTGTTGATTCATCGACATCTGTGTTTGGTTAAGAGGACTTTGATGAATATTAGAATTTTGGAATCCTACTAGCGGATTGGttgcaaaaaataaacgaaCGCCACATTGAGTTATTGCTAATAAATGAAGATTTTGACAATCATCCGCAGATAATGGGCATATTGATTTAATATTCTTAAACACTGCTGGATCTACGGTTCTTAAATGTAGAAAAGTATAAATAGTGGCTTGATGCATAACAAACGATATATTAAAAAGACTTACTTTATTATGTTTCCAGCACATTGAGAAATTTCATTCTGCGTTACCTTAGCTATCCGACGCATAGTGCTACAATCCTGTCCCATTTCCCATGCCTCTATTGAACCTTTTTCGGTCAAGACATATAGCAATTGACGGCTACTATCTATTGCCAAACGAACAATTGGATCATTTTCCTAGTAAAGTACCAaaagaaacatgatattaaaaactaacaacatAGGTATAGGAAATATATTTACCGAAAATACTTTTAAGAAACTTGGAACAATGTATGAAACGATGCCCTGCGAATGATTTACTTTTTTACATCGTTTTCCGAACCAACTTGACTCTGCTTGATAAGATATTTCGTAAAGGCAACCATCGCGTCCACCCAAAAAAATTCTACCATTATCACTTCCCATAACAACGTTTATCGAAACGTTATCTGTGCTCAATATGAAGATTGGTTTGTTCATCAACTGCATTTCTTCAAAAGTTGCCGTGCTCTGAATGTTTCGTGTTGGTGAAGATATAGTTTTCGTTGTGTCTCCAAAGGTAACGCctataaaagtaagttttttacatttatattcaacaaaatatgtatataaaatgttaacttAATAAAATCTGACTAAAAGTGATTAATTGACACATTACctaaaacaattatttcaatTGGTGTAGTAAGTATTAAGAGATATTTAACATCATTGATAAAAACTCCAGGTTTTGGTTTGACCAAACCAACACTTATAATTAGATGACTTAATCCATCGTAATATGCAACATCACGAGACTGTTCATATGTCCAaatctgaaataaaaaatatacatataatatacaaaattataaagtacacattttaaaatatttttttaacatacatatatttctgaATCAATAGTTAACCATGCTCTACCAATCTCCGGAAAAAGACCCATCATACAGTGACATTTGatatctaaaatataaataaaatgtaaatctCGATAAAGTTCAATTAAggtataaatgaaatataaaatacaaaaataaaaaaaatataggaTTCTATTCTTGCATATTATTTCATCAAGGCTACTACACAAAATGGATGTCCACCAACgtcttgtgttttttctttatatccAATATCTTCATgctaaatattaacattttattaaaatagtttaaaataagtttttttaagtattttatatacataattttttttgcttccatttaatttttttttttatatttttactaaaaatatttacccttACAGGCTATTGCATATTGCAGCTTATAGTCAACAATATATGTATTtcgtatttaatatatttcgcTACAACTCGTTAACATAttaataccaaaatattttcctacacaaattattcaaGCCTCACAACACATGCTAGCAGAAATATTCTCTTACAGCAGATAATATACATGTGACAATGATCACATGAAATAAGACGACTAGACGTTTTTTAGTCCCgaatttgatactttttctaaaatatttagcCTAGTAACATAATTTTGACTAAATttatgtactttttcattcttctaattgtactttttcgtttttcaaatttattcacATGATAATATTAGATATTTaacgttaaaaataaaaacatttaaaaatgttaaatcaattaacattttctatactaatcaaaattttgtatgtatttaattcatagctgtaaaataatgattaataatcgtaatcattattaattaaattatttttattaagtaggtaaaattaatgattaattaacgattattttcaatttttttaattaattgttgattacgattaaaaataatctaaaaataatcagggattaattggaattaatgaaaataattaaaaaaaaatcaaaattaataaaaaaattagttgattatttttaaggattaattttgattatttttcatatatttagtataatttcctcccaaaaaaaagctttaagaaaaatttaattatttttccggcAATCCGCTAAAAACTACGTatttttgagacccatttcgaaaagattgcagtaatttttttctaatatcttTTACTGAGATCAAATTTTCAATccaaataaactttataaatatattattttcaataaaatagtcATATAATCGAAT of the Lucilia cuprina isolate Lc7/37 chromosome 2, ASM2204524v1, whole genome shotgun sequence genome contains:
- the LOC111681431 gene encoding nuclear pore complex protein Nup154 → MNITQMSGQLDLLDVAGSMLEKHDSKDLCSPGLLEMTGINQHGMATASGLNDYDYQTLSSLSMGHKQLNQLQTINKIPIPPEILEHFKHIKCHCMMGLFPEIGRAWLTIDSEIYIWTYEQSRDVAYYDGLSHLIISVGLVKPKPGVFINDVKYLLILTTPIEIIVLGVTFGDTTKTISSPTRNIQSTATFEEMQLMNKPIFILSTDNVSINVVMGSDNGRIFLGGRDGCLYEISYQAESSWFGKRCKKVNHSQGIVSYIVPSFLKVFSENDPIVRLAIDSSRQLLYVLTEKGSIEAWEMGQDCSTMRRIAKVTQNEISQCAGNIIKTVDPAVFKNIKSICPLSADDCQNLHLLAITQCGVRLFFATNPLVGFQNSNIHQSPLNQTQMSMNQHSPTKPTPVGNATGPLPSQTSPHSSATEQRRQQGLYLLHVRLPPGYTPNTTINKPKQVHSAHYNEGTLLMVSTPQQDQDILWSISSAPFPHRPYLTESTTVIPLDGIVWSLAEMPDRCKAQLQSILRKAQKPKKVVLLTNQGAHIISLLKPVDILQQLLIACHGPHHDAVKAFFQAQGDREACATALLLTCSEQYRGTDLAMWAAQAFLLYGGEPTFSNQMQIMAGLQGQRPYLNNSMGMDQRNTPQMFISTPMPNTGSGGLGNRTLQNTPIQSPIQHTQYPLSPIYNQNSFIGSGIAPVNDMNTIIYSSKHDGLYIYVARLLRPIWKIRCVDENLNSKLTQADCTFILEDLYALKNFLDANSVNDLSCTMRAFNNQSTLSNGYGLLMQNNTNMHTNDPQMNAAEQAQTEEKRSLTALNYFIKHTCEVIALWKILCEHQFQVLASQLLKEQQSVLLSCTFRDLILSRSESCALLIVALINSYLKDNASVSTISSKLRDECPNLYRHEDAVSFKATEILMNSKNCTNLEEKQDKLRTALQLCKDAAPNLPLQNICQQFVLSGFFEGVIELTSTCAFKIDPEEFGIHFYQSDEPEEDREGYAAYAARLNCYKEVKLMMDHVYQSVCNANANQEFSQQICNKQELSVNAQIMKIVGISVQIKDPILHVCAYEWLMAHDMLSELLSLTEQTLGEFLRRNVVRNPDNLNLIDLLWKYYEKNGHHAQAARILDNLASTQSDGIPLIQRIEYLARAVMCMRNDGVGYSITNGVLLKELEDKLEIARVQKTVLDAVSALALTNNDANKAVENLNKILYDITQLYENFADPFDLWECKLTILNCSHHNDPLLIESVWGQIINKSVEGTGSMQERSTRLFSKIETLFKEFGESGHCFPLAFIIRELEIKACQLRLSEGIVPDKLVAMNIDVELLMEYYSRMISINERIWANEGNEWHLVQSSIRVVTLLANNAHAIWSRSKRRIIGKAQDMVSVCLNLCYQKPGTERMQQSLKELQCRLQRSLT